The Euphorbia lathyris chromosome 2, ddEupLath1.1, whole genome shotgun sequence genome includes a window with the following:
- the LOC136216924 gene encoding polygalacturonase-like translates to MSNYMTMCYALFLIMFLSSLKASNADYNVVSFGARSDGRTESSAAFLKAWASACNSRTASTVYVPKGNYLVKPIRFNGPCKSKILFRIDGKIIAPTNYWSFGTSGFWILFYKVSRVTIYGGIVDARASSFWACKIAGKSCPPGARSITFLGSSNVIIKRLTTINSQLFHIAVGQSWNIMFQNLKIIAPSWSPNTDGIHIQSSFGITVRDSTIMTGDDCISLGQGSKNIWLQQIACGPGHGISIGSLGLYKQEEGVQNVTVTGVVFTGTTNGVRIKSWARPTTSFANNILFRNIVMKNVYNPILIDQRYCPSGQGCPNQSSSSKISGVTYQDIRGTSASKVAINFICSKNTPCKGLKLKNIKLTYLNRGMASSSCTNAHGGSSGLVIPGSCLRP, encoded by the exons ATGTCTAATTACATGACAATGTGTTACGCTTTATTCCTGATAAtgtttttatcaagtttaaaaGCATCAAATGCAGATTATAATGTGGTTAGTTTCGGTGCGAGATCGGACGGACGGACAGAGTCGAGTGCGGCATTTCTCAAGGCGTGGGCATCTGCGTGTAACTCGAGGACGGCATCCACGGTGTATGTTCCGAAGGGGAATTATTTGGTGAAGCCGATAAGGTTTAATGGGCCATGCAAGAGTAAGATATTGTTTAGGATTGATGGTAAGATAATAGCACCAACTAATTATTGGTCATTTGGAACATCTGGATTTTGGATACTGTTTTATAAGGTTAGTAGAGTTACTATCTATGGAGGTATTGTTGATGCTAGAGCTTCTTCTTTTTGGGCTTGTAAGATTGCTGGCAAGTCTTGTCCTCCTGGAGCTAGG TCCATAACATTTTTGGGATCAAGTAACGTGATAATCAAAAGATTAACAACAATCAACAGTCAGCTATTTCACATTGCTGTTGGACAAAGCTGGAACATTATGTTCCAAAACCTCAAGATAATTGCTCCAAGTTGGAGTCCAAACACCGACGGAATCCACATCCAATCTTCCTTTGGAATTACCGTCAGAGATAGCACTATAATGACAGGAGATGACTGCATTTCACTTGGCCAGGGCTCCAAAAATATCTGGCTTCAACAAATCGCCTGTGGCCCCGGACATGGAATCAg TATTGGGAGTTTAGGTTTGTACAAGCAAGAAGAAGGGGTCCAAAATGTGACAGTAACAGGAGTAGTATTCACAGGAACTACAAATGGAGTTCGAATAAAATCATGGGCTAGACCCACAACTAGTTTTGCTAACAACATTCTTTTCAGAAACATTGTCATGAAAAATGTCTATAATCCTATCCTCATTGATCAACGTTATTGCCCGAGCGGCCAAGGTTGTCCTAATCAG AGTTCAAGCTCAAAGATAAGTGGGGTGACATATCAGGACATAAGAGGAACATCAGCATCAAAAGTAGCAATCAATTTTATATGCAGTAAAAATACACCATGCAAAGGACTCAAATTGAAGAATATAAAGTTGACATATTTGAACAGAGGAATGGCATCTTCTTCTTGCACTAATGCACATGGCGGATCTAGTGGACTAGTCATTCCTGGAAGTTGCCTGCGaccataa